The following proteins are co-located in the Limanda limanda chromosome 5, fLimLim1.1, whole genome shotgun sequence genome:
- the tars1 gene encoding threonine--tRNA ligase 1, cytoplasmic, whose translation MAEQTVEEKMSELKVVAGKKGGAEGGKEGAKKKTKGGAGDSGGKAELSPPPQYIDERLDLYTKLKTEHEALMAERAANNSRAIKVTLPDGKVVEAESWKTTPYQVACGISQGLADNTVIAKVNQNVWDLDRPLEEDCSLQLLKFDDEEAQAVYWHSSAHILGEAMERVYGGCLCYGPPIENGFYYDMFLDSTEGVSSNDFPGLENLCKKIIKEKQPFERLEIKKETLLEMFKYNKFKCRILNEKVTTPTTTVYRCGPLIDLCRGPHVRHTGKIKALKVHKNSSTYWEGKADMETLQRIYGISFPDPKMLKEWEKFQEEAKNRDHRKLGREQDLFFFHDLSPGSCFFLPKGAFIYNTLIEFIRSEYRKRGFQEVVTPNIYNSKLWQTSGHWQHYSDNMFSFEVEKETFALKPMNCPGHCLMFDHRPRSWRELPLRMADFGVLHRNELSGALTGLTRVRRFQQDDAHIFCTMDQIEEEIKGCLDFLRTVYEVFGFTFKLNLSTRPEKFLGEPEVWDQAEKQLESSLIEFGEKWVLNPGDGAFYGPKIDIQIKDAIGRYHQCATIQLDFQLPIRFNLTFVSHDSDDKKRPVMIHRAILGSVERMIAILTENYGGKWPLWLSPRQVMVVPVGPTCEEYAQKVKEDFHLGGFMTDVDLDPSCTLNKKIRNAQLAQYNFILVVGEKEKTSNTVNVRTRDNKVHGERSVEECIERLKQLKTSRSKNAEEDF comes from the exons ATGGCGGAACAGacagtggaggagaagatgagcgAGCTGAAGGTGGTCGCAGGGAAGAAG GGAGGAGCCGAAGGCGGTAAAGAAGGAGCAAAGAAGAAGACTAAAGGTGGAGCTGGGGACTCTGGAGGAAAGGCCGAG TTGTCACCACCCCCTCAGTACATAGATGAGCGTCTTGATTTGTACACCAAGCTGAAAACCGAGCACGAAGCCCTGATGGCGGAGAGGGCGGCGAACAATAGTCGGGCGATCAAGGTGACCTTGCCCGACGGAAAGGTGGTGGAGGCTGAGTCCTGGAAGACCACACCTTATCAGGTGGCCTGTGGAATCAG TCAAGGCCTTGCTGACAACACAGTCATTGCCAAAGTGAACCAGAATGTGTGGGACCTGGACCGACCTCTGGAAGAGGACTGCAGCCTTCAGTTGCTCAAGTTCGACGATGAGGAAGCTCAAGCT gtTTACTGGCACTCCAGCGCCCACATCCTGGGTGAAGCCATGGAGAGGGTGTACGGAGGCTGCCTCTGCTACGGCCCCCCCATCGAGAACGGCTTCTACTACGACATGTTCCTGGACAGCACTGA GGGTGTGTCGAGCAATGACTTCCCGGGTCTGGAAAACCTGTGCAAAAAAATCATCAAGGAGAAGCAGCCGTTTGAGAGGCtggagataaagaaagaaacttTGTTGGAGATGTTCAAG TACAACAAGTTTAAGTGCCGCATCCTGAATGAGAAGGTCACCACTCCGACCACCACAGTTTACAG GTGTGGTCCCTTAATTGACTTGTGTCGGGGGCCCCATGTGAGACACACTGGGAAAATCAAGGCACTTAAGGTCCACAAG AATTCATCTACATACTGGGAGGGTAAGGCGGACATGGAAACCCTCCAGAGGATCTATGGGATCTCCTTCCCTGACCCCAAAATGCTCAAAGAGTGGGAGAAGTTTCAGGAGGAGGCCAAGAACAGGGATCACCGCAAACTGGGCCGG GAGCAGGACCTGTTCTTCTTCCATGACCTGAGTCCGGGGAGCTGCTTCTTCCTGCCAAAGGGGGCCTTCATCTACAACACGCTGATTGAGTTCATCAGA agtgAATACAGGAAGAGGGGTTTCCAGGAGGTGGTGACACCCAATATCTACAACAGCAAACTGTGGCAGACCTCTGGCCACTGGCAGCACTACAGCGACAACATGTTCTCCTtcgaggtggagaaggagacgTTCGCCCTCAAACCCATGAACTGCCCCGGACACTG TCTGATGTTTGATCACCGGCCGCGCTCCTGGAGAGAGTTGCCCCTGCGCATGGCCGACTTCGGCGTCCTGCACAGAAACGAGCTGTCGGGGGCCCTGACCGGCCTCACTCGAGTTCGCCGCTTCCAGCAGGACGATGCTCACATCTTCTGCACCATGGACCAG ATTGAGGAGGAGATCAAGGGCTGCCTGGACTTCCTGCGGACTGTGTATGAagtgtttggcttcactttcaaaCTCAACCTCTCCACGAGGCCAGAGAAGTTCCTGGGGGAACCGGAGGTGTGGGACCAAGCAGAGAAG caaCTGGagagcagcttgattgaatttgggGAGAAGTGGGTCCTCAACCCAGGTGACGGAGCTTTCTACGGCCCGAAG ATCGACATTCAGATCAAGGATGCCATCGGCCGCTACCATCAATGTGCCACGATCCAGCTTGATTTCCAGCTCCCGATCCGCTTCAACCTCACCTTCGTCAG CCATGATAGCGACGACAAGAAGAGGCCGGTGATGATCCACAGAGCGATCCTGGGATCAGTCGAGAGGATGATCGCTATTCTGACTGAAAACTACGGAGGCAAATG GCCTCTGTGGCTCTCTCCTCGTCAGGTGATGGTTGTTCCTGTGGGACCGACCTGTGAGGAGTACGCTCAGAAG gtgaagGAGGACTTCCACCTCGGCGGCTTCATGACCGACGTGGATCTGGACCCGAGCTGCACTCTGAACAAAAAGATCAGGAACGCACAGCTGGCCCAGTACAACTTCATCCTGG TggtgggagagaaggagaagacgaGCAACACCGTGAACGTCCGCACCCGGGACAACAAGGTGCACGGCGAGCGCAGCGTGGAGGAGTGCATCGAGCGTCTGAAGCAgctcaagacgtccaggagtaAGAACGCAGAGGAGGATTTCTGA